The nucleotide window TTTGGAACAACCCCAAACATTGCACCGCCGTCTAAATTTGTAACCCCTCCGGATAACCATGTTAGGGTAATGTTCCCCACTTTTAACGTCTCCATTAAAATTCCTCCTCCCATTTTCTATATTTTAACATTGACTAACAAATTGGAGAAACAAAAAAGACAGCTCCACATGAGAACTGTCCTTTTTTGTTAGTTTTGATATTTAACCTCACAGCGATAAATCCGATTTCCTTGTTCCGAAAATTTCTCTTCGTATTCGGTCATGATATTTCCTTCATACTCACTCTTATGAAAATCGAGGCTCACGTATTTTAATAATAAGCCATATGCAGAAAAGCTCATCAATGAGTATTCGAATAAACCTTGATTATCGGTTTTAAAATGAATTTCGCCGCCATCGACCAGTATATCTTCATAAAGTTTTAAGAAATCTTTATAGGTTAATCTTCTTTTTTCATGACGGACCTTTGGCCAAGGATCTGAAAAATTCAAATAAACCCGGTCCACGTCATTTTTCGTAAAATATTTAGCTAAATCTGCCGCATTCACGTTTAAAAGTTTCAGATTCGGTAGATCAGCTTCAATTAATCGATCCAATGCCGCCACGATGACGCTGTCATATAATTCAATCCCCATATAATTAATGCCGGGATTAGCTCTTGCCATTTCGGTGATGAATTGGCCTTTTCCTGTACCGACTTCGATATGAAGCGGCTGCTCTTTTTCGAAAACCTCATGCCACTTCCCTTTACACTGTTCGGGGGTTGCAACAATATATTGCGGATGCTGCTCAATTTTCTCCTTTGCCCATGGCTTATGTCTAAGTCTCATTATGACACTCCTAATAAAAAATTATTGTTTAAAACGTAACACGCTACCTTTTTTCTTTCAAGTAAAACTAAATGGAAAAATGGTTCACGCATAAATGAAAAAAGGAATTCACAACCTAACTGTGAATTCCTTTTTTCATTTCCACTTGAAAGGATGTGCTTTTATGCCATTAAGTCATGAACACCAAGTTACATTACTTAAAGATATCTTAACCAATCATCAATCAGATTGCTGCGGCTCGGTAGCTGAATGTGAGCAGCTCGAACGCTTAGTGAAGTCCCTCATGGTCAACACCCAAGTTGATCAGAATGTAAAAAGCATTCTGCAGGAGGTCTATCATTACGGCCAGCACGGCGCCGAGACGGCTGATTTAGATCAGCATATTTTATCAAACCAAGATAACCTATCACAATGGGTTAGTGATATTGGTCAATTGTCGTAGAAAAGCGGAAGCGCCTTGATCAGGGGCGACAGGCATAAGCCGGCGAGAAGGCGCTTTTTGCCTTCTTGATGGATTGGCTTATGACCCCTAGGCGCTGAAGCTGGGTATTTACTAAAGAATGTCGTTTAAAAACGTAATCCATTTATTCATTTCTTCCAAGCGGTTCTTATTTTTATACCATTGTATGGAAGATAACGTTTGAATCGTCACATACCATTTCATTCTTAGCTTCAGATTAGCGGTTAGCTCTTTACCGTAAAGTTCAAGCCAATCCTGCCAGTTCTCTTCGGGAATGTACCAATAAAGCAGTAATCCGAGGTCAATGGCTGGGTCGGCAATCATCGCCCCGTCCCAATCAATCAAGTACAACTGGTTGTCTTCCGCAAGCAGCCAGTTGTTATGGTTGACATCTCCATGACAAACCACTTTTTCATCACAATAAATGTGGATTGCTTCCTTCTTTAAAAAATTCATCGCTTTTTGCGATTCAAGTAAGGAAAGTACCTCATCATCTAACTCTTTTACCACCGATTGTAGAATGGGCTCCGGATTTATTGGTGAATTTTCGATCCTACTTAACATTCCAAGCATGGGCTCAGAACAATGAATTTTTTTAAGCAATTTTGCAACATTCTCATGGTTCATTTCTGAGGGCTTTAACTCTCGGCCAGGAAGCCACTGTTGTGCTGTAATTACATCTCCATTTTCCAATCGTTTTGTCCACACAAGCTTAGGGACGATGCCCTCCGCGGAAAGTACTGCCAGGAATGGAGAGGAATTGCGCTTTAAAAAAAGCCTCTGATCTTCATATTCTGCATAAAAGGCTTCTCCTGTTTTGCCTCCAGCAGGGGTAATTTCCCACTCTTGTCCTAATAAATGTTCCAAAATTGCTCACCTTCAATTTATGCCGTTCTATTGGGCTTGTTCCTCCTAAATCGGAGGGTAAACCTGTGCTGCCGGAAGGATTTAGTCATACACCATTATACCAGTAGCTTTTTTTTGAAATAAAAAAAAAGCTATTGAAACCATTGCACACAATAGCCATCTTACTAAATTTTATCTCCAATTGCCTTTTTTCGTCAAGTCATCTTGAAAAACTATTTTTTTAGCAAAACATTTAGCGAAATGGGATCCATCGTGTTCTCTCCCTCTTGAAGGACCGCTTTGGAAGAAATTCCCGCATTTTTTTGATTAACCAAAACAGACCATTCTCCATCAGGGAGGTGAATGATTTGTTTTATAGTGGAAGGATTAATGATGATGATGACTTCCTTATGATTCTTTTTGAAAAGGAAGCCAACTACCGGTGCAGGAAAAGATAATAGATGTATATGACTGTGAATTTCTTTGGAAGTCCTCATTCTAAAACATGAAAATGTTTTTCGAATTTGAATAAGCCCCTT belongs to Neobacillus sp. OS1-2 and includes:
- the trmB gene encoding tRNA (guanosine(46)-N7)-methyltransferase TrmB; its protein translation is MRLRHKPWAKEKIEQHPQYIVATPEQCKGKWHEVFEKEQPLHIEVGTGKGQFITEMARANPGINYMGIELYDSVIVAALDRLIEADLPNLKLLNVNAADLAKYFTKNDVDRVYLNFSDPWPKVRHEKRRLTYKDFLKLYEDILVDGGEIHFKTDNQGLFEYSLMSFSAYGLLLKYVSLDFHKSEYEGNIMTEYEEKFSEQGNRIYRCEVKYQN
- a CDS encoding YtzH-like family protein gives rise to the protein MPLSHEHQVTLLKDILTNHQSDCCGSVAECEQLERLVKSLMVNTQVDQNVKSILQEVYHYGQHGAETADLDQHILSNQDNLSQWVSDIGQLS
- a CDS encoding phosphotransferase family protein; its protein translation is MEHLLGQEWEITPAGGKTGEAFYAEYEDQRLFLKRNSSPFLAVLSAEGIVPKLVWTKRLENGDVITAQQWLPGRELKPSEMNHENVAKLLKKIHCSEPMLGMLSRIENSPINPEPILQSVVKELDDEVLSLLESQKAMNFLKKEAIHIYCDEKVVCHGDVNHNNWLLAEDNQLYLIDWDGAMIADPAIDLGLLLYWYIPEENWQDWLELYGKELTANLKLRMKWYVTIQTLSSIQWYKNKNRLEEMNKWITFLNDIL